The Humulus lupulus chromosome 3, drHumLupu1.1, whole genome shotgun sequence genome window below encodes:
- the LOC133825797 gene encoding uclacyanin 1-like: MAMAFSLRVLLVAIAVVAMTANICCATDYNVGDSAGWNTGVDYTAWAKGKTFKVGDTLVFKYPVGAHNVIEVNKGEFEGCKATQGVPLTSGNDRVPLRSSGPKYFICGVAGHCDLGQKLTITVS, encoded by the exons ATGGCAATGGCTTTTTCTCTTAGAGTGTTGTTAGTGGCCATTGCTGTGGTTGCAATGACTGCAAATATTTGCTGTGCAACAGATTACAATGTTGGAGACTCAGCTGGATGGAATACTGGTGTTGATTACACTGCTTGGGCTAAGGGCAAGACTTTCAAAGTTGGTGACACACTTG TGTTCAAGTATCCGGTTGGAGCTCACAACGTGATTGAAGTGAATAAGGGTGAGTTCGAAGGCTGCAAAGCGACTCAAGGCGTGCCTTTGACGAGTGGAAATGACAGAGTGCCGTTGAGGAGTTCTGGACCTAAATACTTTATTTGTGGTGTTGCTGGTCATTGTGATTTGGGTCAAAAACTGACTATTACTGTTTCTTAA
- the LOC133825798 gene encoding uclacyanin 1-like: protein MAMAFSVRVFLVAIVLVAMAANICCATDYNVGDSAGWNTGVDYTAWAKGKTFKVGDTLVFKYAVGSQNVIEVNKGEFEGCKATQGVPLTSGNDRVPLRSPGPKYFICGVAGHCDLGQKLTITVS from the exons ATGGCAATGGCTTTTTCTGTCAGAGTGTTCTTAGTGGCCATTGTGTTGGTTGCAATGGCTGCAAATATTTGCTGTGCAACAGATTACAATGTTGGAGACTCAGCTGGATGGAATACTGGTGTTGATTACACTGCTTGGGCTAAGGGCAAGACTTTCAAAGTTGGCGACACACTTG TGTTCAAGTATGCGGTTGGATCCCAAAATGTAATTGAAGTGAACAAGGGTGAGTTCGAAGGCTGCAAAGCGACTCAAGGCGTGCCATTGACGAGTGGAAACGACAGAGTGCCGTTGAGGAGCCCTGGACCTAAATACTTTATTTGTGGTGTTGCTGGTCATTGTGATTTGGGTCAAAAACTTACTATTACTGTTTCTTAA